One Nonomuraea angiospora DNA segment encodes these proteins:
- a CDS encoding carboxymuconolactone decarboxylase family protein, with product MSEPAMETVDSFGMTAERQFAEVWSRTVLSVRERRLLLLGLLVGQGLHDQTDVQLDTALRSGELTETELREVVVFLTLYAGWARGSKLNDQVEGLIERVRQARSGRSDHAG from the coding sequence ATGTCAGAACCCGCGATGGAGACCGTCGACTCCTTCGGCATGACGGCGGAACGGCAGTTCGCCGAGGTCTGGTCGAGGACGGTCCTGTCCGTGCGGGAGCGCCGCCTGCTCCTTCTCGGGCTGCTCGTCGGCCAGGGGCTCCACGATCAGACGGACGTGCAGCTCGACACCGCGCTGCGCTCGGGCGAGCTCACCGAGACCGAGCTGCGCGAGGTGGTCGTCTTCCTCACGCTCTACGCGGGCTGGGCTCGGGGCAGCAAGCTGAACGACCAGGTCGAGGGGCTGATCGAGCGGGTCAGGCAGGCTCGATCCGGTAGA